A single region of the candidate division KSB1 bacterium genome encodes:
- the truB gene encoding tRNA pseudouridine(55) synthase TruB: protein MSGALILTVDKPRGWTSFDVVNKLRGLLKWKSVGHAGTLDPAATGLLIVLFGDATRRATEFSSLPKEYCGTIRLGMETATDDLEGEIIAEAPVACDESAIRTALAKLTGDIEQVPPAYSAVKVAGKRSYKLARAGRAVELPARRVSLYHFDLIGYRAPELEFRVQCSAGTYIRSVARDLGRDLGCGGTLAALRRTAIGPYRVEQALDLSEIQRRRAEFAAS from the coding sequence CTGAGCGGAGCGCTCATTCTGACCGTCGATAAGCCGCGAGGCTGGACATCCTTCGATGTCGTCAACAAATTGCGCGGCCTGTTGAAATGGAAGTCCGTGGGACACGCCGGAACACTCGATCCCGCGGCGACCGGCCTGCTGATCGTGCTGTTCGGCGACGCGACCCGCCGTGCGACGGAATTCTCGTCACTGCCGAAGGAATATTGCGGCACCATCCGCCTCGGCATGGAGACCGCCACCGATGATCTCGAGGGCGAGATCATCGCCGAGGCCCCCGTCGCGTGCGATGAATCCGCGATCCGGACCGCCCTCGCGAAACTGACCGGCGACATTGAACAGGTGCCTCCCGCGTATTCGGCGGTAAAGGTCGCCGGTAAACGCAGCTACAAACTCGCGCGCGCCGGACGTGCCGTCGAGTTGCCAGCGCGCCGGGTTAGTCTCTATCATTTTGATCTGATCGGCTATCGCGCCCCTGAACTCGAATTCCGTGTTCAGTGTTCGGCCGGAACCTACATCCGCTCGGTCGCCCGCGATCTGGGACGGGACCTCGGATGCGGGGGTACGCTGGCCGCGTTGCGCCGGACCGCAATCGGTCCCTACCGTGTCGAGCAGGCGCTTGACCTCTCTGAAATCCAACGTCGGCGAGCTGAATTCGCCGCTTCCTGA